TGGCAGAAACTAAATGTGGAGGGCTTGCAAGCCATTGGCTTTGAAGGCTTAGAAAGGGTTTTCATCGAGGGGCAGCCCGATTTTTATAGTTCCCTTTCGCCACAAGATTTTGATAAACAGCAAGTTGCGATTTCTGTGGCAGATTTAGCCGATTTTGAGCCGCTTTATGAGTGGTTTGAAAAATATGAAGCCTAATTTTTCAATTCAAGCCCTAAAAAATCCAACTTTGCTTTTGCAGTTTAGAACCCTGCGCACGATTTTTGCGTATAAAGCGCAAAACCTCATCTTAAAATTCAAACAAAATGTTGTACGCAGACCTCTTCCTCAACCTTTTAGGTACGCTCAATGGCGCAACAAGTGGTATCTTCTCCTTGCTTTGGGCAGCTTTGGCAATTTACGCACTCTACACCCTCTGGACTTCGGCAGCCGACTCCACTGCTAAGGTGCTTTGGTCTTTGGGCATCTTCTTTTTCCCCTTTATCGGTGCGATTTTGTACTTTGTTTTGGGCAGAAAATAGTCCCTTATTTTTCGGAAAATGCTACCGCAGCCTTTGGGTTGCGGTTGTTTTTTGTATAATAGATAAAACAAGATTTACACTTTTTAGCCGCGCTTATTTTTATGGACGACTTATGGGAAACGCTGGTAGAAGTCCTGGCTTCTTTTTTACCGCTCCGCCTTTGGCTCATACTGCTTTTGCTTATTTTGGCAGGAATTGGCTCTTTTATTTTTCTGACGGTTTGAAAGATAGCCTTTTATAGAAGGAAATTTTATAGTTAAACGTTTTTAAAAAAAAAAAGCACCCACAAAATTTTGTAAGTGCTTTTCCAATCTAATTTAAGAAAATAACTTTGCTTACGCCAATACTTCGCGCACCTTTTCGGCGGCTTCTTTCAGGACGATAGCGGGAATGACGTTCAAACCTGATTCTTTGATGATTTTCGCGCCCTCTTCGGCGTTTGTACCCTGCAAGCGGACAATAATCGGCACTTTGATGTCGCCAATGTTTTTGTAGGCTTCTACTACGCCATTCGCAACTCTATCACAACGGACAATGCCGCCAAAGATATTGATAAGAATTGCCTTAACGTTGGGGTCTTGTAAGATAATGCGGAAGCCTTTTTCTACCGTTTCAGCAGATGCGCCGCCACCTACGTCTAAAAAGTTGGCAGGTTCGCCACCCGAAAGTTTGATGATGTCCATCGTCGCCATTGCCAAACCTGCGCCATTGACCATACAGCCTACATTGCCATCTAATTTGACATAGTTGAGGTTGTATTTGCTCGCTTCTACCTCCAAAGGCGATTCTTCGGCTTCGTCGCGCAATTCGGGAAATCCTTTATGGCGGTAGAAAGCATTTTCGTCTAAGGCTACTTTGGCATCTACTGCCAAAATGCGATTGTCGGCAGCACGCAAGGCAGGGTTAATTTCTATCATGCTGGCATCAGAACCTACATAGGCAGCATAAAGCGAAAGTAAAAATTTGGTCATTTCCTTAGCGGCTTTGCCTTCTAAGCCCAAACGGTACGCCATCTTTTGTGCCTGAAAAGGTTGCAAACCTAAAAGCGGGTCTGCCCATTCGCGCAAAATCTTATCAGGGTGCTTTTCTGCCACCTCCTCGATGTCCATGCCGCCTTCGGTGCTGGCAACGATGACATTGCAATTTTTGGCACGGTCTAATAAAACGGATACATAAAACTCTTTGGGTTCGGCTTCGCCCTTGTAATACACATCTTGCGCTACC
The Hugenholtzia roseola DSM 9546 DNA segment above includes these coding regions:
- a CDS encoding PLD nuclease N-terminal domain-containing protein, which gives rise to MLYADLFLNLLGTLNGATSGIFSLLWAALAIYALYTLWTSAADSTAKVLWSLGIFFFPFIGAILYFVLGRK
- the sucC gene encoding ADP-forming succinate--CoA ligase subunit beta is translated as MNIHEYQGKELLKKYGVTVQEGIIARNAAEAQAAAEKLNADTGTEFYVVKAQIHAGGRGKGTIKETGSRGVVIAKSPQETGEKAAKILGGTLVTIQTGEEGKKVNQVLVAQDVYYKGEAEPKEFYVSVLLDRAKNCNVIVASTEGGMDIEEVAEKHPDKILREWADPLLGLQPFQAQKMAYRLGLEGKAAKEMTKFLLSLYAAYVGSDASMIEINPALRAADNRILAVDAKVALDENAFYRHKGFPELRDEAEESPLEVEASKYNLNYVKLDGNVGCMVNGAGLAMATMDIIKLSGGEPANFLDVGGGASAETVEKGFRIILQDPNVKAILINIFGGIVRCDRVANGVVEAYKNIGDIKVPIIVRLQGTNAEEGAKIIKESGLNVIPAIVLKEAAEKVREVLA